A stretch of the Hydra vulgaris chromosome 09, alternate assembly HydraT2T_AEP genome encodes the following:
- the LOC136085246 gene encoding uncharacterized protein LOC136085246: MYYEPKVSECQDEFLFVYQAGWQKKLLNKYGNEMIFLDATYKTTRYSLPLFFLVVKTNVDFQIVATFVSENETFETIKKSLNVIKDWNIDLKPLYCMTDYCNEEIRAVETVFIGCEVFICNFHREQAWDCWLKKTANGCYSRKDEILSILRGLAWSKTCEEEVKATQVLEFSEFWRLESFSKLKHYIETYWLPIKKRWICCYRQNRLLISCNTNNGVKRQNASFKYSYLKRYNSSSLTGMLTLLTEKFFTDKLESVGFIVSANFSYTDFNFKMDARYRRFACWVPKYLYNRPHSFVKHCLKRKSTADCMDLNKVVMIKPGIFSLSSTFDTWLSTAYLCKHLFVVFRKYPAWSWNALSVLYRNSPYLNLDAENYEIEHEKTTFNSFKALLPLKQDQTVIVDQKQSCKYTQPIYSGVDVRVMLNTVKKLSFEFDENSDEIMLLHKTLSSLIEKLNKERVRESGIPVRRLNDKSSNSLKEHIQIPIRKPLKLPFKGAGSRKDEAIAASKIFITEQFYSADTVKLEIVEKCIKNDRSIEEQTNLSADDLNDFKTNQMLSDTVIHSVQSMISGVSGLQETVLGQNLSFHAVKESFVQVLHDGDAHWLTISTFGCSDGEVCLLDSMFHGKVKNHVIRQICAIMQCTKDILTVRVLPVQQQANGVDCGLFALAFVKHIAFTGLNPCYIGFEDVDMRKHLLLSISGNHLNEFPKTLKKTMFCKEKKFVLNLYCICRQVWTASDKFVKDRHMVQCEKCEFWFHRACENIPEYVLLHESAECCACLENQRRIEVQRRGGPGE; encoded by the exons ATGTATTATGAACCAAAAGTAAGTGAATGTCAAGACGAGTTCCTTTTTGTTTACCAAGCAGGCTGGCAAAAGAAACTGCTCAATAAGTATGGAAATGAAATGATCTTTTTAGATGCGACATACAAAACCACTCGGTATTCGTTGCccttgttttttttagttgtaaaaactAATGTTGATTTCCAAATTGTAGCAACATTTGTTTCAGAAAATGAAACctttgaaacaattaaaaaatcactgAATGTAATAAAAGATTGGAATATTGATCTGAAACCCTTATATTGTATGACTGATTATTGTAATGAGGAAATACGAGCTGTGGAAACTGTTTTTATTG ggTGTGAAGTTTTTATATGCAATTTTCATAGAGAACAAGCGTGGGATTGTTGGCTTAAAAAGACAGCAAACGGTTGCTACAGcagaaaagatgaaattttgaGTATATTGCGAGGTCTTGCTTGGTCAAAAACTTGTGAAGAGGAGGTAAAAGCCACACAAGTGTTAGAGTTTTCAGAATTCTGGAGACTTgaaagtttttctaaattaaaacattatattgAAACTTATTGGTTGCCAATAAAGAAG AGGTGGATCTGCTGCTACAGACAAAATCGTCTACTTATCAGTTGTAACACAAACAATGGTGTCAAGAGGCAAAATGcatcttttaaatattcctaTTTAAAAAGATACAATAGTTCATCATTGACTGGAATGTTGACTTTATTGACAGAGAAATTTTTCACTGATAAACTAGAaag TGTTGGTTTTATTGTATCCGCAAATTTTAGTTACACTGATTTCAACTTCAAAATGGATGCCCGATACAGAAGATTTGCTTGTTGGGTGCCAAAATATCTCTACAATCGCCCGCACAGTTTTGTTAAGCATTGTTTAAAGCGAAAGTCCACTGCTGATTGCATGGATTTAAACAAAGTTGTTATGATCAAACCTGGTATTTTTTCACTATCTAGTACCTTCGATACTTGGCTATCAACAGCTTACTTATGCAAACACTTATTTGTTGTATTCCGGAAGTATCCTGCATGGTCTTGGAATGCATTATCTGTTCTTTATAGGAATTCTCCATACTTGAATTTAGATGCCGAAAATTATGAAATAGAGCATgagaaaacaacttttaactCATTCAAGGCATTGTTGCCTCTAAAACAAGATCAGACTGTTATTGTGGATCAGAAACAGTCATGTAAGTATACTCAACCCATTTATTCTGGTGTAGATGTAAGGGTGATGTTAAATacagtgaaaaaattatcatttgagTTTGATGAAAACTCAGATGAAATCATGCTACTACACAAAACTCTTTCTTCActtattgaaaagttaaacaaaGAAAGAGTAAGAGAATCTGGTATTCCTGTTCGTCGGTTAAATGATAAATCGAGTAATTCATTAAAAGAACACATCCAAATACCTATTCGGAAACCATTAAAACTTCCATTTAAAGGCGCTGGATCTAGAAAAGACGAGGCTATAGCtgcttcaaaaatatttattacagaaCAATTTTACTCAGCTGACACTGTTAAATtagaaattgttgaaaaatgcattaaaaatgatAGATCAATAGAGGAACAg ACTAATCTTTCTGCTGATGatttgaatgattttaaaaccaATCAGATGTTATCAGACACTGTGATCCATTCTGTCCAAAGTATGATTAGTGGTGTTAGTGGTTTACAGGAAACAGTTTTGGGTCAAAACTTATCATTTCATGCCGTCAAAGAATCTTTTGTACAGGTGTTGCATGATGGTGATGCACATTGGCTAACAATTAGCACTTTTGGTTGTTCTGATGGTGAGGTGTGCCTGTTGGACAGCATGTTTCATGGTAAAGTCAAAAATCATGTCATCAGGCAAATTTGTGCAATAATGCAGTGTACCAAGGACATTTTAACTGTACGAGTTTTACCTGTACAGCAACAGGCAAACGGTGTAGATTGTGGTTTGTTTGCACTGGCATTTGTGAAGCACATTGCTTTTACTGGTTTGAATCCATGTTATATTGGATTTGAAGATGTTGATATGCGAAAGCATTTACTTCTAAGTATTTCGGGTAACCACCTAAATGAATTtcctaaaactttaaaaaaaacaatgttttgcaaagaaaagaaatttgtaTTAAATCTATATTGCATTTGCAGACAAGTTTGGACAGCTTCagataaatttgtaaaagataG gcATATGGTACAGTGTGAAAAATGTGAATTCTGGTTTCATCGTGCATGTGAAAATATACCAGAATATGTGTTGCTGCATGAAAGTGCTGAATG CTGCGCTTGTTTAGAGAACCAGCGGCGAATTGAGGTTCAGCGTCGTGGAGGACCAGGGGAATGA